Sequence from the Esox lucius isolate fEsoLuc1 chromosome 6, fEsoLuc1.pri, whole genome shotgun sequence genome:
AAATCACGGTAATTAGTATGTTTCTATGTTTTTAGTCAGGGTCCCATTCTTCATCGAACTTTGCCAGCCTGCCAAATTGTATCTAAACCATACAGTGAACATGTACCTTACCTCAGAGCAAGGAATCTCACTAGGTGTATGGTGGGTAGATCAACATACACTCTCCAGTTTTCTTAGTATGGCCATGTAACCTGCCTACATTATATCGTAATCCTGTATCTCTATGAAGACGATATTGAACTTTAAACAtcaaaatgaatacattgtCCCCATGTGTTGTCACTTTCTGTGAAGTCACTCATACTTGTTCTGTACAATATGTTCAAGGCACACAGTTCCTGAAAGTCAGTGGAAAGAGGCACAAGGAAAGAACTTGGGATGGTACCAAAAGTCTTTAGGAGATGGATGTCCGATTGTCATTTATCTCCATGGCAATGGAGGCACAAGGTAGTAAGAACAATGCATTAATGTAAGGGAATATTACAAAACCACTTTGAATCTTAAATACCACTTTCTTTTAAACAGGGCGGCAAGTAATCGTGTAGGAGTAATGAATGTAAGTGACAGATTACAACAGAAATAACTTGAACATGGCACAAAATAATATTGATACATTGGTCCTGTGTAGCACTGTTGTTAACGTACAGCAGGGTTATGGGTTCGATTCTCAAGGGGTGATCAGTATGAAAAAGAATGCACTCGCTATTGTaattcactctggataagattATCAGCTGCCTGTTATGTATATGTAAATGATTAGCCTTTGTGTCCAAAGGTACTCAGTGCAATGGGCTACCATGTTTTGGCTTTGGACTATAGAGGTTGGTAAACTTAAGGTCTTTGAGTCTGTTTGAAACTtaattgctttatttatttagtctgattacattctaacagttgttACACTGATCCATGGCAACTTCTGTTTCAATGCTGTGTATTATCCCACGTTTCAGGCAGTAAAGAAACAGACCAACTGAAAAACTAAATCTCACCTCACTCTAGTTCAAAACTATTTAAACCCCTTCCCCAGACATTCCACAATTTTTTTGCAGCCCTGAACTAGCAGTCCTGATACACTAATCAAGAGCTTGATAGTTATCTGACAAGTCTAATCAGGTGGGCTAGGTCAGGAACAGATCAAATACACAGGCTGTATTTCAATTTGCATATCTATACTACATACTAAAAGTGCATACTGCACAAGTATGCCATTATTGGGACATACTGCCATGTCATAAATTCACTTTGAATCTACATGAAAATTGTGCCAAGTTTGCCAACCAATCCTCTTCTGCTGCACAAGGGATTGTGGGCAATATTACCCTAAAAAGAATGCACAGTAGCACACTATGAAAATTTCCCAGAAATAGTGGACCACTTTTGGTATATTGTTTTCAAAGCCctatggtttgggacatactaTATAGAATATGTACTGTAGTATGCAAATTGAGATTCAGCCATGGAATTGCTGGGGATCCTTGAGCAGATATTCTATATATGAAACCTCTGACAGGCTTTGGGGACTCCAGCGGGGAGCCCACTGAAGTTGGACTAACCACTGATGCCCTCTACCTGTACCACTGGGTTAAAGCTCGCAGTGGAAACAGTCAGGTGATATTCTGGGGACACTCCCTTGGCACTGGGTGAGTGACCACACATGTGACTCAAGCTGGATTATTTAGTCTGTTAACTCATGTCTGTGCACATTTGCTCAGAATTCTGAGGTGTGGATTAAAACCTTTTAGCTTTTATGTACGGCAGTCTAGCTGAACTATCAAATCAGACAATTACCAGATAAGACCACAATTAAAATCTTGAATAGCCAGTCATCTGTCAATGTATGTCTCACTTAAGGGCAAGGTAAATGTAATGAAGCTTACGGTATTTTTATGACATTATTACATTTCTACACCTTATTATAAATTTTTACaccttattattattacatttttataccgTACTTGTCATCTTTGTGTCTTACCTTCCGGAGAGATGGTACTAGTGTTGGTTTATATTTAACAGCTATTTTTATGGTGTATACAGTGAGCATTGTTTGTTTAAGGGATTTGGACTTTGAGACATACCCAATAGATGTGTGATATTTTAAGTTATTAGAGAATATTTTATTCTGCCATCTTCACAAGAATAGCTTCTTCTACTATACCACTATTCCTGCTATTACTAGTACTATTACAACTGTTACTATTTTAGATACTGCTTCTTCCATCAGAACTGCTACTATTGCTACTACTACTCAAATGGAGaatatagaaatacattttaacattgaCTTAGAAATAGGAGTCATGAGCAATAAACATAATTTTACCTGTCATCTTTGAACAGAGTGGCCACAAACACCGCAGTCAAACTAATGGAACAAGGTAGGGTTTACATAACCCAGTCAACTTCAGTCTTTTGTACCATctagttacagtacagtagactAGCAGAATGACATTTACTTAATGTGGCTTTCACTGTGTGACTCAGTTCATATGAACTGCATAGATATTAGATTCTGTGGTACTGTAGAAATTCACCAATTAGAACTCTTTCTAAGGCAGGCAAGACAGAGATAAAAATACTCTTAAAcacaataacagtttattatatttgcaaatagagacagaaagaaactaACACAAGATCAGTGAAAGTCTGTCTGAAgtatagttaaaaaaaaaaaatgttgtataAGGTGTGACAACATATCACAAAATtatcaaaatgtcatcaataCATGTTTATTCGGTTAAAACCAGTTCGGCTTATTCGTATTATCAGTTTTACTCTCCACCCTAGATTTGACCAAATACCTCTTGACTTTAATTGTCCACCCATGCCTTGTCCCTCTCCTAATTACAACACCATTAACATGTCTTGCATTCTTCTTATTTTTCTAGAAACAGGCTTGGTACCATCTAATCAGCCCAATACAAAACTAGTAATTCTGTACTCCCCTACAAATGTGTAGAATTCATGAATACATCAGctcaatacatttctataacaaTTCTTACATAATATTTTGCTTTTGTTAGGGATTGTAGTTGATGGTGTGATCATTGAGGGGTCATTCACTAACATTCGACAGGAGGGTGCGAATCATCCTTTTGCCtgggtaatacacacacaccctcttcaCATACCCTCTatacataattttgtttattCACTTATTTGTTAAGCCGCACATATATTTTCAATGTCTTTTGTCCTTCAGTATTATTTGAACTTCCCTGGTTTTGAGTACTTTTTCCTGGACCCAATGGcagaaaatgatttatttttcccTAATGATGAGAAGtaagtgtttttcttatttaaactcatattttaaataatttttgctAATTGATTTTGGCTCATGCAACTTCTTTTTTGTAATCAAAATTGATACAACCATTGCTGCCAGATTTGTTTCAGAACTGTACAGAGAGCTTGAGATTGTCTGTCCATGAAGGTTGTGTTTCACCATGTTCCTATAGTTTGAAGAGGATGAGGAGTCCCCTTCTGATCCTTCACGCAGAGGATGACCACATTGTGCCCATCCACATGGCTCAGCAGGTAC
This genomic interval carries:
- the LOC105026566 gene encoding lysophosphatidylserine lipase ABHD12 isoform X1; this translates as MRNRTGVRHSKEQRFGVKAGVPSAQPKSSSCLMWWIKRGLLAVCLIYVSVPFMMRLFPGIIKHLVYSHRVRVPFFIELCQPAKLYLNHTVNMYLTSEQGISLGVWHTVPESQWKEAQGKNLGWYQKSLGDGCPIVIYLHGNGGTRAASNRVGVMNVLSAMGYHVLALDYRGFGDSSGEPTEVGLTTDALYLYHWVKARSGNSQVIFWGHSLGTGVATNTAVKLMEQGIVVDGVIIEGSFTNIRQEGANHPFAWYYLNFPGFEYFFLDPMAENDLFFPNDENLKRMRSPLLILHAEDDHIVPIHMAQQLYEIALTAQKSENRVKMIQFNGSLGYLHNGLYKDPHLPDIIRFLLEGLRTLYALNITYTQQLVSPCQQLMMSLFVFRGSNEWNVG
- the LOC105026566 gene encoding lysophosphatidylserine lipase ABHD12 isoform X2, which codes for MRNRTGVRHSKEQRFGVKAGVPSAQPKSSSCLMWWIKRGLLAVCLIYVSVPFMMRLFPGIIKHLVYSHRVRVPFFIELCQPAKLYLNHTVNMYLTSEQGISLGVWHTVPESQWKEAQGKNLGWYQKSLGDGCPIVIYLHGNGGTRAASNRVGVMNVLSAMGYHVLALDYRGFGDSSGEPTEVGLTTDALYLYHWVKARSGNSQVIFWGHSLGTGVATNTAVKLMEQGIVVDGVIIEGSFTNIRQEGANHPFAWYYLNFPGFEYFFLDPMAENDLFFPNDENLKRMRSPLLILHAEDDHIVPIHMAQQLYEIALTAQKSENRVKMIQFNGSLGYLHNGLYKDPHLPDIIREFVHSLAR